The Paenibacillus sp. FSL R7-0204 genome includes a region encoding these proteins:
- a CDS encoding lipase family alpha/beta hydrolase, with amino-acid sequence MKRLVFIPGIMGSTLFEGQTNKRWHSPKNKNLKRLKFDPALPNKISAGRPLENGVFFIHNFVKKARVYSPIMNFLSSIEKENEDYSYEEFGYDWRINIEDNRMKLDEFLSGFLGDEIIVIAHSMGGLLTHSYCQWAMGREDKPNITKVITLATPWHGSPDAYIAIMYGLEKRCFPDPEVIAEVAKTFPSVYQLLPSRQMLSTRKLLEKDKRQLRWAEIFNFLSEQGCNVKDAHILNKDLHDSLRNPWPEDIKHYHMIGHDHGTFESFRLSSFDEDYADVTDGDETVPVDYATPDPIYNTEVSHVRGTHLGVTQLQVVHNWIKNILFGFDYANTPGLTKNYTKRMNWVAQRIACPVEVAIEEEIDIFDEPVHAFTSHRVGDVTYVIYNDKVATELTIEPYDEGLTSLETISICGGKETVVKKYPSIEVEPASKATVKISFDTTGEPKTEVVSVANTGESFKVEGVIVPSQVDNPNEAPTTRCLLKEVSEKSGNKYFSHDGVIINFSAKGANDTTILETLYSINDGPQVRFKNNPTKLILGRDIVAGKNIVTYYSRDIYDNVEKIKSRDFSVESKIPEILTLIKLHPDFELNVEFQPYYHGLWDYSFVYKLNDSEEVQEYNKPLELRFKDVKKISVKATNKFETHSAWKTIDLDFTAITEFIWGIELNNTIGEVNEYFPQSPDDLVKVSIGSSEKELFEKLPRNAKNIVFDYDDVMYNIALIPKYDVYLDYHSEIINREQEEVQISFMVFDSEGNREKYLKPHVKYTYLPAKDATMDTQEATVSNDEKGLYSFTISVQSLPKEVNKIKFEFRDTASRISPLKIKEFKIQ; translated from the coding sequence TTGAAACGTTTAGTGTTTATTCCTGGAATAATGGGTTCTACTTTATTTGAAGGACAAACGAATAAGAGGTGGCATAGTCCCAAAAATAAAAATCTTAAGCGGTTGAAATTTGACCCTGCCCTACCTAATAAGATATCAGCTGGGCGACCACTGGAAAATGGTGTTTTTTTTATACATAACTTTGTGAAGAAAGCCCGAGTTTACAGTCCGATAATGAACTTTCTTAGTTCTATTGAAAAAGAGAATGAAGATTATTCTTATGAAGAGTTTGGATACGACTGGCGAATTAATATTGAAGATAACCGAATGAAGCTAGACGAATTTCTCTCAGGCTTCTTAGGTGATGAAATTATTGTTATTGCTCATAGCATGGGAGGTTTGCTAACTCATAGCTATTGTCAGTGGGCGATGGGTAGAGAAGACAAACCTAATATTACCAAAGTAATTACGTTAGCAACCCCATGGCATGGTTCTCCGGATGCCTATATAGCGATTATGTATGGTCTTGAAAAACGGTGCTTTCCGGATCCTGAGGTCATTGCCGAAGTTGCAAAGACTTTTCCCAGCGTATACCAACTGTTACCATCAAGACAGATGCTAAGCACTAGAAAACTATTGGAAAAAGATAAAAGGCAATTAAGATGGGCAGAAATATTTAATTTTTTGTCTGAACAGGGTTGCAACGTTAAGGATGCGCATATCCTTAATAAGGATCTTCATGATTCTTTAAGAAATCCATGGCCTGAAGACATTAAACATTATCATATGATTGGCCATGATCATGGAACATTCGAATCCTTTAGACTATCCTCCTTCGATGAAGATTATGCAGATGTAACCGATGGTGATGAGACAGTTCCTGTTGATTATGCAACTCCAGATCCAATATATAATACAGAGGTATCTCATGTAAGAGGGACACATTTAGGGGTAACACAATTACAAGTAGTTCATAACTGGATTAAAAATATCCTCTTTGGCTTTGACTACGCTAATACTCCAGGGTTAACCAAGAATTATACGAAAAGGATGAATTGGGTCGCCCAAAGAATTGCGTGTCCAGTCGAAGTGGCTATTGAAGAAGAAATTGATATTTTTGATGAACCAGTTCATGCATTTACATCACATCGTGTTGGGGATGTTACTTATGTAATATACAACGATAAAGTTGCCACTGAACTCACAATTGAACCCTATGATGAAGGTCTAACTTCCTTAGAAACAATAAGCATTTGTGGTGGTAAGGAGACCGTTGTGAAGAAGTATCCATCAATTGAAGTTGAACCGGCAAGTAAGGCAACTGTTAAAATAAGTTTCGATACAACAGGAGAACCCAAAACAGAAGTTGTATCTGTTGCCAATACAGGGGAGTCATTTAAAGTTGAAGGAGTAATTGTGCCAAGTCAAGTAGATAATCCAAATGAGGCTCCTACAACAAGATGCTTATTGAAAGAAGTATCTGAAAAAAGTGGGAACAAGTATTTCTCACACGATGGAGTAATAATAAATTTTTCAGCAAAAGGAGCAAATGACACAACTATTCTCGAAACGTTGTATTCTATTAATGATGGACCGCAAGTCAGATTTAAAAATAATCCCACTAAGTTAATACTCGGAAGGGACATTGTTGCCGGGAAAAACATTGTTACTTACTACTCTCGAGATATTTACGATAATGTGGAAAAAATAAAATCCAGAGATTTTTCTGTTGAATCTAAAATCCCTGAAATTTTAACATTAATTAAACTACATCCTGACTTTGAACTAAACGTTGAATTCCAACCTTATTATCACGGTTTGTGGGATTACAGTTTTGTTTATAAGCTTAATGATAGTGAAGAAGTACAGGAATATAATAAACCTTTGGAACTTAGGTTTAAAGATGTGAAAAAAATAAGTGTGAAAGCAACTAATAAGTTTGAAACGCATTCGGCTTGGAAAACCATTGATCTTGACTTTACTGCGATTACAGAGTTCATTTGGGGTATTGAATTAAATAATACAATCGGAGAGGTGAACGAGTATTTCCCTCAAAGCCCTGATGATCTTGTAAAAGTAAGTATTGGTAGTTCCGAAAAGGAACTTTTTGAAAAATTACCACGGAATGCGAAAAATATTGTGTTTGATTATGATGATGTTATGTACAATATTGCGTTAATACCAAAATATGATGTTTATTTGGATTATCATTCAGAAATAATAAACAGAGAACAGGAAGAAGTGCAAATTTCATTTATGGTTTTTGATTCTGAAGGAAATCGAGAAAAATATTTAAAACCACATGTGAAATATACCTATTTACCTGCAAAGGATGCTACAATGGACACACAAGAAGCAACTGTTTCAAATGATGAAAAAGGTCTATATTCATTT
- a CDS encoding SAVED domain-containing protein: protein MTRKNLSDPDKFALWGNSGGICAIRGCEEELIFTINGINVNTSNAAHIISHGGKGPRNEYRSEYGITEFNVDEVPNLMLTCLKHHKIIDAEGSKDLYPPSLLYEMKEEHEAWVKSQLSKKQKSIAFLHKTKGGPIDEIVISRELQSFLVASMQYQEEFTDFTPESWQLAKRNNEELMKSYRLTTRQHSGTRVEMFPLSHIPLLIHIGFLLTDTTPLTVYQYDRNNQNWVLSSPQEIQSGLEPEIEIISSENKTLVVTIGLSGIVNLEDVKAVIAEQKFDLFNIKIDDPRPDRVLYADDVEVIKKLFYENVFKLHVTNKYKDLHLFYAGPAGLAVELGRCINESMWPYVHLYNYEGRNEPKYQFAFKI, encoded by the coding sequence ATGACCCGAAAAAATCTTAGTGACCCAGACAAGTTTGCTCTTTGGGGGAATTCAGGTGGCATCTGTGCTATACGGGGTTGCGAAGAGGAACTTATCTTTACGATCAATGGTATCAATGTAAATACCTCGAACGCAGCTCATATTATTAGTCATGGAGGAAAAGGACCAAGAAATGAATATAGAAGTGAGTATGGGATAACGGAATTTAATGTGGATGAAGTACCTAACCTTATGCTTACTTGTTTAAAGCATCATAAAATTATTGATGCTGAGGGATCTAAGGACCTCTATCCACCTTCTCTTCTTTACGAAATGAAAGAAGAACACGAAGCATGGGTGAAATCGCAATTATCTAAAAAGCAAAAGTCAATTGCTTTTCTTCATAAAACCAAAGGCGGACCTATTGACGAAATTGTCATTAGCAGAGAGCTACAGAGTTTCTTGGTAGCGTCTATGCAGTATCAAGAGGAATTCACAGACTTCACACCGGAATCCTGGCAGTTGGCAAAGAGAAATAATGAAGAGCTTATGAAGAGTTATCGTTTAACAACAAGACAGCATTCAGGAACTAGAGTTGAGATGTTTCCACTTTCCCATATTCCTTTGTTAATCCATATTGGTTTTTTATTGACAGACACGACTCCACTGACGGTCTATCAATATGACCGTAATAATCAAAACTGGGTATTAAGTTCACCTCAAGAAATTCAGAGTGGACTTGAACCTGAGATTGAAATAATTTCAAGTGAAAATAAAACTTTAGTGGTCACTATTGGACTTAGTGGTATTGTTAATTTAGAAGATGTTAAGGCTGTTATTGCTGAACAGAAATTTGATTTATTTAATATTAAGATTGATGATCCGAGGCCTGATAGAGTACTGTATGCCGATGATGTTGAAGTAATAAAGAAGCTTTTCTATGAAAATGTATTTAAACTGCATGTAACAAATAAATATAAGGACCTTCATTTATTTTATGCTGGTCCAGCTGGACTAGCTGTTGAATTAGGTCGTTGTATTAATGAAAGTATGTGGCCATATGTTCATCTTTATAATTACGAAGGCAGGAATGAACCTAAGTACCAATTTGCATTTAAAATATAA
- a CDS encoding Mov34/MPN/PAD-1 family protein: protein MKSLVFSAPNEGRVKISEEPLKIMNSYCQSKRTDAEAGGMLFGRFIIDSNDIVIDDLSVPMKGDIRKRTYFHRSVKNHQEVLNLVYEESSGTCHYVGEWHTHPENDPSPSDIDLKNWHRVMFMTITESNLFLFIIVGITRIRIWQGNKKLNQIIPLELLEKETMDI from the coding sequence ATGAAAAGTTTAGTATTTTCAGCACCTAATGAGGGCCGAGTGAAGATATCAGAAGAACCACTTAAAATAATGAATTCATACTGCCAATCAAAGCGTACAGATGCTGAAGCAGGTGGTATGTTATTTGGTCGTTTTATTATTGATTCAAATGATATTGTAATTGATGACCTATCTGTACCTATGAAAGGTGATATTAGAAAAAGAACATATTTTCATAGAAGTGTGAAAAATCATCAAGAGGTTTTAAATCTTGTTTATGAAGAAAGTAGCGGCACATGCCATTATGTAGGAGAGTGGCATACACATCCCGAGAATGACCCCTCTCCTTCAGATATTGATTTAAAAAACTGGCATCGTGTTATGTTCATGACCATTACTGAATCTAACCTCTTTTTATTTATTATTGTAGGAATCACACGAATTAGAATTTGGCAAGGGAATAAGAAGCTAAATCAAATCATTCCCTTAGAATTATTAGAGAAGGAGACTATGGATATATGA
- a CDS encoding E2/UBC family protein, producing MEIYFEFLQEYGRDLITDLERMEVNEPNGYVLKGTVIVNNKGVPILLSIPDEFPRKLPEIFLQNYDCLGFIPHVEKNGKICFVQQEGVFFDQDFPGDLLLESIKLSISTLEKGESGENRFDFIKEFESYWLGQPNIILSDSIMNLNDKVKLITVWKSVKGHRETLLASDSQLEAKRHFEKVLKQDFKDAKPFTGIYIPLENHDGIYPPGYDDNWTASKLRDVVFNHINVGNKNKIYKLLRNKLISTNPGFIVISIPHVDRNTTLIGFNFTLNKYKGRPNRRKSHLKYWMHPLHHFSGNTKLLPIHFFRHNVDYMRIRGGAIPVMSSRHVVIAGIGSVGSRIAMEVIRSGVNKLTLIDPDVLSLDNIYRNELGADKVYLRAKNKEQVSTQPSMKTRALAEEIKAKFPHVQVYELPNTLEEALIEELIDISEVDLIIVATGDSSGEVFINKFLQDEISAPPTVFTWLDPLGIGGHALLTLNKNRTGCFKCLLHRETLYGPMVNKASFAQSGQNFVKTMSGCSSAFTPFSSLDAVQTAVLATRLAVNVLMGKEEDNPLLSWKGNAEEFLSSGYKLSSRYLKSTVEDLYTYRYHYKDDSCPVCHKRI from the coding sequence ATGGAAATCTATTTTGAATTTCTTCAAGAATATGGAAGAGACCTAATTACTGACTTAGAAAGAATGGAAGTTAATGAACCAAATGGCTATGTCTTAAAAGGAACTGTTATAGTTAATAACAAAGGCGTACCTATATTACTATCAATTCCAGACGAATTTCCGAGGAAACTTCCTGAAATTTTTCTTCAAAATTATGATTGCCTTGGATTCATCCCTCATGTTGAAAAGAACGGAAAAATCTGTTTTGTTCAACAAGAGGGAGTTTTTTTTGATCAGGATTTCCCTGGAGATCTACTTCTTGAATCAATTAAATTAAGTATTTCTACACTGGAGAAAGGGGAGAGTGGCGAAAATAGATTTGATTTCATTAAAGAGTTCGAAAGTTATTGGTTAGGTCAACCTAATATAATACTTTCTGACTCTATAATGAACCTAAATGATAAAGTAAAATTAATCACTGTTTGGAAAAGTGTGAAGGGCCATAGGGAGACGCTTCTAGCATCTGATAGTCAATTAGAAGCTAAAAGACACTTTGAGAAAGTTCTAAAGCAAGATTTCAAGGATGCCAAGCCTTTTACAGGAATATATATTCCTCTTGAAAATCACGATGGAATTTATCCCCCCGGATATGATGATAATTGGACTGCCTCTAAGCTTAGGGATGTAGTCTTTAATCACATAAACGTAGGGAATAAAAACAAGATATACAAATTGTTGAGGAACAAATTAATAAGTACCAATCCAGGATTTATAGTCATTTCAATTCCTCATGTGGATAGAAATACAACTTTGATAGGCTTTAACTTCACGCTAAACAAGTATAAGGGAAGACCAAACAGAAGAAAGAGTCACCTAAAGTACTGGATGCACCCGTTACACCATTTTTCAGGTAATACAAAGTTACTTCCAATCCACTTTTTTAGACACAATGTCGATTACATGAGAATTAGAGGCGGGGCAATTCCGGTTATGTCCAGCAGGCATGTAGTTATTGCCGGAATTGGATCAGTGGGAAGCCGTATTGCTATGGAAGTTATACGAAGTGGTGTTAATAAACTCACTCTGATTGATCCTGATGTGCTTAGCTTGGATAATATTTATCGAAATGAATTAGGCGCTGATAAGGTATATTTGCGTGCGAAAAATAAAGAACAAGTAAGTACTCAACCTTCTATGAAAACAAGGGCATTAGCAGAAGAAATCAAGGCAAAGTTTCCACATGTTCAAGTTTATGAGCTTCCTAACACACTAGAAGAAGCACTGATTGAGGAACTAATTGATATAAGTGAAGTGGATTTGATTATAGTTGCAACAGGGGATTCGAGCGGTGAAGTATTCATTAACAAGTTTCTTCAGGATGAGATTAGTGCACCACCGACAGTGTTTACTTGGCTTGACCCCTTAGGAATAGGAGGACATGCATTACTGACGTTAAATAAAAATAGAACTGGATGTTTCAAATGTTTATTACATCGAGAGACCTTATACGGGCCGATGGTAAATAAAGCTTCATTTGCACAATCAGGGCAAAATTTCGTGAAAACGATGTCAGGTTGCTCTTCGGCTTTTACTCCTTTCAGTTCGCTGGATGCTGTACAAACTGCTGTACTTGCAACAAGGCTGGCAGTGAATGTATTGATGGGGAAGGAAGAAGATAATCCTCTATTATCTTGGAAGGGGAACGCAGAAGAATTTTTATCATCAGGGTATAAACTTTCGAGCAGATATTTAAAATCCACTGTAGAGGATTTATACACTTATAGGTATCACTATAAGGACGACAGTTGTCCAGTATGCCATAAGCGTATATAG
- a CDS encoding nucleotidyltransferase domain-containing protein: MANLQKEFIEFHDLIKLKIDDENAKLKEKRDIILNRLSHKISSDAKSYTHFNQGSYAMATGIIPLAGEYDIDVGLWFDMSKDDIKPMAAKKWVYDALVNHTDEVCYKNPCVTVTYKENRESKFHVDVTIYAVNNNDGKVYLAKGKPGSKEENKKWEESNPKDLIELISEHFDDADDRKQFRRIIRFLKRWKDHKFTAGSAGKPTGIALTICAYHHFTTSYNYDFFEQKKKYDDLAALEKFISVIRGKFSPKYSFDNEGKLIVDYCMEILLPLSPYNDLFVKMTDHQMTNFYEKLGKLQDALKEAKSEVDPVKAAEILEKQFGDDFPIPPKPTTGKTQSRVIGTSNDSA, from the coding sequence ATGGCAAATCTCCAAAAAGAGTTTATAGAGTTTCATGATTTAATAAAGTTGAAAATTGATGATGAGAATGCCAAGCTAAAAGAGAAGAGAGATATCATTTTAAATCGTCTGAGTCACAAAATTTCCTCTGATGCAAAAAGCTATACGCACTTCAACCAGGGAAGTTATGCAATGGCTACTGGAATCATACCCCTAGCTGGTGAATATGACATTGATGTTGGTCTATGGTTTGATATGTCTAAGGATGATATTAAACCTATGGCAGCAAAAAAATGGGTGTACGATGCATTGGTTAACCACACTGATGAGGTGTGCTACAAGAATCCATGCGTAACAGTTACATATAAGGAGAACAGGGAATCGAAGTTCCATGTTGATGTAACTATTTATGCAGTGAATAATAACGATGGAAAAGTTTATTTAGCGAAAGGCAAACCGGGTAGTAAGGAAGAAAATAAAAAATGGGAAGAATCAAATCCTAAAGACTTAATAGAACTTATTTCAGAGCATTTTGATGATGCTGATGACCGCAAGCAATTTCGCCGCATAATTCGCTTTCTTAAAAGATGGAAAGATCATAAGTTCACAGCAGGCAGTGCAGGAAAACCGACTGGTATTGCTTTAACAATTTGTGCATATCATCATTTCACTACTTCGTATAATTACGATTTTTTTGAACAAAAGAAAAAATATGATGATTTAGCAGCCCTTGAAAAGTTTATTTCGGTGATACGGGGGAAATTTAGTCCTAAATACTCATTTGATAATGAAGGTAAATTAATCGTTGATTATTGTATGGAAATATTGCTACCTTTATCTCCGTATAATGATTTGTTTGTAAAAATGACTGATCATCAAATGACTAATTTTTATGAGAAGTTAGGAAAGCTACAGGATGCTCTCAAAGAAGCGAAAAGTGAAGTTGACCCAGTAAAGGCGGCAGAAATACTTGAAAAGCAATTTGGTGATGATTTTCCAATCCCGCCTAAGCCCACTACTGGGAAGACACAGTCGAGGGTAATTGGTACTTCTAACGATTCGGCATAG
- a CDS encoding LAGLIDADG family homing endonuclease: MSTVEHNKRLEGLSEKIFLDRYAWKDADSNNAKVGDVVLVLTKDDPKFPTKEVGEIVERTGRMVTVKTRSGELVQSDVEKLTLNIEKTPEEMWDRLAAAMASVEKTPGLQEEWTGKFRSILDDWKLVPGGRIAAGAGASEELTLFNCYVIPSPKDSRGGIMETLSEMTEIMARGGGVGINLSSLRPRRAIVRGVNGSSSGSVSWGGLFSYTTGLIEQGGSRRGALMLMINDWHPDVLDFITVKQTMGQVTNANLSVCVSNGFMKAVKEDLDWELVFPDTTDPDYDTLWDGDLDKWKSDNRRVIPYRTVRARDIWHTIIESAWKSAEPGVVFMEYYNQMSNSWYFNPIICTNPCFHPDTRIATEYGLLTIEELYKKVGTESFLVGTDSRLVEQAKVVGGRSYEVPGLQMRRATVFPTGTRETLKISLQNGVELSVTPEHRLFTDSGWKEAQTLSADDCVYLQSGEGGFAAKDTLGEDWVIEQLEELEVKAVRAADKEVPAAVYTASRQTVVAFLQGLFSADGTVYDRDEMHPTVRLTSASKKLLQGVQLLLLNFGINSSIYNDEHSGFYELILSGNNILEFKNKIGFKLITRKQEALERIARPSRKNEKFISKVVGIEAGEVVTVYDITEPVTHSLIAGGVVAHNCGEQGLPGWGVCNLSAVNLSKFYDAENHDVDWADLATTTRYSVRFLDNVIDKTPYHFPENEANQKLERRVGLGTMGLAELMIKLNIRYGSPESLEFLDKLYGFMAREAYLASAEIAGEKGAFQAFDTDKYLQSGFMRNITEVYPEVGESIRKHGMRNVTVITQAPTGSTGTMVGTSTGIEPYFAFKYFRQSRLGYDEQFVPIAQEWLEAHPGEELPDYFVTSMDLSAKDHIRAQAAIQRWVDSSISKTANCPSDFTVEETAELYEMAFDLGCKGVTIYRDGSRDVQVLETAKKEEKKDTAAEVKPVEAKEAAPEATVNVTAKPMTMEAAPGLQPGTSGVDKQYKKRPQVLRGATYKINTPFGMAYITINDLDGIPAEIFLNVGKAGSDVFAMAEALGRVCSLFLRYGDHGEKVGLLIKHLKGIGGSGAIGFGANRVESIADAVAKALETHVLNNAHDDHIPAPIAATLELDFNEALNAELKSTVPAAATNDSHGGHDAHSHATASRDLCPSCGSASLINIEGCKTCGNCGYSRCG; encoded by the coding sequence TTGAGTACAGTGGAACACAACAAGCGTCTAGAGGGTCTGAGCGAGAAAATATTCCTGGACCGTTATGCCTGGAAGGACGCGGACAGCAATAATGCCAAGGTAGGCGATGTAGTACTTGTCCTGACGAAGGATGATCCGAAGTTCCCAACCAAGGAGGTTGGCGAGATTGTAGAGCGTACAGGCCGGATGGTTACGGTAAAAACCCGCAGCGGCGAGTTGGTGCAGTCGGATGTGGAAAAGCTGACGTTGAACATTGAGAAGACGCCGGAGGAGATGTGGGACCGCCTTGCGGCAGCGATGGCTTCCGTGGAGAAGACTCCCGGGCTTCAGGAAGAATGGACAGGCAAATTCCGCTCGATTCTGGATGACTGGAAGCTGGTTCCCGGCGGACGGATTGCGGCTGGGGCCGGAGCCAGCGAGGAGCTTACACTGTTCAACTGCTATGTGATTCCATCTCCCAAAGACAGCCGGGGCGGCATCATGGAGACACTCTCCGAGATGACCGAGATTATGGCCCGCGGCGGCGGGGTAGGCATCAATCTGTCCTCGCTGCGCCCGCGCCGTGCCATTGTCAGAGGGGTGAACGGTTCCTCCAGCGGCTCCGTGTCCTGGGGCGGCCTGTTCAGCTATACAACCGGACTGATTGAACAAGGCGGGAGCCGCCGCGGCGCGCTGATGCTGATGATCAACGACTGGCACCCGGATGTGCTGGATTTCATTACCGTGAAGCAGACGATGGGCCAGGTTACCAATGCCAATCTGTCGGTCTGCGTCAGCAATGGCTTCATGAAGGCCGTCAAGGAGGATCTGGACTGGGAGCTGGTCTTCCCGGATACCACCGATCCGGATTACGACACCCTCTGGGACGGCGATCTGGATAAATGGAAGTCCGACAACCGCCGCGTCATCCCTTACCGCACCGTCAGAGCACGCGATATCTGGCATACGATTATCGAATCGGCCTGGAAGTCCGCAGAACCGGGCGTTGTTTTCATGGAGTATTATAATCAGATGTCGAATAGCTGGTATTTCAATCCAATCATTTGTACCAATCCGTGCTTCCACCCGGACACCCGGATTGCAACGGAATACGGTCTCTTAACCATTGAAGAGCTGTATAAGAAGGTCGGAACGGAATCCTTCCTGGTGGGAACCGATTCGAGACTGGTGGAGCAGGCCAAAGTGGTTGGCGGAAGAAGCTATGAAGTTCCAGGTCTACAGATGAGACGGGCGACAGTGTTCCCAACCGGGACCAGAGAAACCTTGAAGATCTCGCTGCAAAATGGGGTGGAGCTGTCCGTAACGCCTGAACACCGCTTATTTACTGACTCCGGCTGGAAAGAGGCTCAGACTCTGAGTGCAGACGATTGCGTTTATTTGCAGTCCGGTGAGGGCGGGTTCGCGGCTAAGGATACACTTGGTGAGGATTGGGTCATTGAACAACTTGAGGAACTCGAAGTCAAGGCAGTTAGAGCCGCCGACAAAGAGGTTCCGGCTGCGGTGTATACCGCTTCACGCCAGACTGTTGTAGCGTTCCTGCAAGGATTATTCTCCGCAGACGGAACAGTATATGACCGAGATGAGATGCATCCTACTGTCCGCTTGACCTCAGCTTCAAAGAAACTTCTTCAAGGCGTTCAGTTGCTGCTGCTTAATTTCGGAATTAACAGCTCAATCTATAACGACGAACACAGCGGATTCTATGAGCTTATCTTAAGCGGCAACAACATCCTGGAGTTCAAGAATAAGATCGGCTTCAAGCTGATTACCAGAAAACAAGAAGCACTGGAGCGCATTGCCCGGCCTTCCCGCAAAAATGAAAAGTTTATCTCCAAAGTCGTTGGTATCGAAGCAGGCGAGGTTGTGACGGTATACGATATTACTGAGCCTGTTACGCACTCGCTGATAGCTGGTGGTGTTGTTGCTCATAACTGCGGTGAACAAGGCCTTCCCGGCTGGGGCGTGTGCAACCTGTCCGCCGTCAATCTTTCCAAGTTCTACGATGCGGAGAACCACGATGTGGACTGGGCAGATCTGGCGACAACGACCCGTTATTCCGTTCGTTTCCTGGATAATGTCATCGACAAGACACCATATCATTTCCCGGAAAATGAAGCCAACCAGAAGCTCGAACGCCGCGTAGGTCTCGGCACCATGGGTCTGGCTGAGCTGATGATCAAGCTGAATATCCGTTATGGCAGTCCCGAATCCCTGGAGTTCCTGGACAAGCTCTACGGCTTCATGGCCCGCGAGGCGTATCTGGCTTCTGCCGAGATCGCTGGCGAGAAGGGGGCGTTCCAGGCCTTCGACACGGATAAATATCTGCAGAGCGGCTTCATGCGGAATATCACCGAGGTCTACCCGGAAGTGGGCGAGTCGATCCGCAAACATGGTATGCGTAACGTAACTGTGATTACCCAGGCCCCTACCGGCAGCACGGGAACTATGGTCGGCACCTCCACAGGAATCGAACCGTATTTCGCCTTCAAATATTTCCGCCAGAGCCGTCTCGGCTATGACGAGCAATTCGTACCTATTGCCCAGGAATGGCTGGAAGCCCATCCGGGAGAGGAACTGCCGGACTACTTCGTCACCTCGATGGACCTGTCCGCTAAGGATCATATCCGGGCGCAGGCCGCTATTCAGCGCTGGGTGGATAGCTCCATCTCCAAGACCGCGAACTGCCCGTCTGACTTCACGGTGGAAGAGACCGCCGAGCTGTATGAAATGGCCTTTGATCTGGGCTGCAAAGGCGTGACGATCTACCGTGACGGCAGCCGTGATGTGCAGGTGCTGGAGACGGCGAAGAAGGAAGAGAAGAAGGATACTGCGGCAGAAGTTAAGCCAGTGGAAGCCAAGGAAGCAGCACCGGAAGCTACGGTTAATGTCACGGCAAAACCAATGACTATGGAAGCTGCTCCGGGTCTACAGCCGGGGACCAGCGGAGTAGACAAGCAATACAAGAAGCGTCCGCAGGTGCTGCGCGGTGCGACCTATAAGATCAACACGCCGTTCGGCATGGCGTATATCACGATCAACGATCTTGATGGTATCCCGGCCGAAATTTTCCTGAATGTGGGCAAGGCTGGCTCTGACGTCTTCGCCATGGCGGAAGCCCTGGGCCGCGTCTGCTCGCTATTCCTGCGCTACGGAGATCACGGTGAGAAGGTCGGCCTGCTGATCAAGCACCTCAAGGGCATCGGCGGTTCCGGCGCCATCGGCTTCGGTGCGAACCGCGTCGAGTCCATCGCCGACGCGGTGGCGAAGGCCCTGGAGACCCATGTGCTGAATAACGCCCATGACGATCATATTCCTGCGCCAATCGCAGCAACGCTGGAGCTTGATTTCAACGAGGCGCTGAACGCCGAGCTGAAATCCACGGTTCCTGCGGCGGCTACCAACGATAGCCACGGCGGTCATGACGCACATAGCCACGCCACCGCTTCGCGGGATCTTTGCCCTTCCTGCGGCAGCGCCTCGCTGATTAATATTGAGGGCTGTAAGACTTGTGGGAATTGTGGGTATAGCCGGTGCGGGTGA